One Festucalex cinctus isolate MCC-2025b chromosome 3, RoL_Fcin_1.0, whole genome shotgun sequence DNA window includes the following coding sequences:
- the LOC144016242 gene encoding uncharacterized protein LOC144016242 isoform X1 produces MSISVVDFSVASLNVEDISNADLLQLSREFNVAFTEVGFVFLKNTGITQEEVDRVMDASRRFFLQPDELKRPFGRRTFPSNPNHGWVALETERLNPQKPGDLKEAFNVTSLHPDIKWPVTETAPGFQEIQTVFFHRCKELSLRVLRVMAHSLDVDPDIFLSAHRLIGTDENGTTLRSLYYPPVNSERAKEGQLRCGEHSDYGSITLLFQSAEGLQVRRRSGEFTCAPRIPGAVLVNIADLMQRWTSDHFVSVLHRVLLPPAGDRSSTRQSLAFFVQPDNEAVVSCIDGSDKYPPVRSDAYLIKRLTDSYGRL; encoded by the exons ATGAGCATCTCGGTGGTAGACTTTAGCGTGGCCAGCCTCAACGTCGAGGATATTTCCAACGCTGATCTCCTCCAGCTGAGTAGAGAGTTTAACGTGGCTTTTACAGAAGTGGGCTTCGTCTTCTTGAAGAATACTGGCATCACGCAGGAGGAG GTTGATCGTGTCATGGATGCTTCCAGAAGGTTCTTCCTGCAGCCAGATGAGCTTAAGCGACCGTTCGGCAGGAGAACCTTCCCAAGCAATCCCAACCACGGCTGGGTAGCCCTGGAGACTGAAAG GTTAAATCCACAAAAACCAGGAGATCTAAAAGAAGCGTTTAACGTGACGTCGCTGCATCCTGACATA AAATGGCCCGTGACCGAGACGGCCCCGGGATTCCAGGAGATCCAGACCGTTTTTTTCCACCGCTGCAAAGAGTTGAGCCTGCGCGTTTTGAGGGTGATGGCCCACAGTCTGGATGTGGACCCTGATATTTTTCTGAGCGCACACCGCTTGATTGGAA CCGATGAGAACGGCACGACGCTCCGTTCGCTGTACTACCCGCCAGTGAACAGCGAGCGAGCCAAGGAAGGTCAGCTGCGATGCGGCGAGCATTCCGACTACGGGAGCATCACCTTGCTGTTCCAGAGCGCAGAGGGTCTCCAA GTGCGTCGTCGTTCCGGTGAGTTCACCTGCGCTCCTCGCATACCCGGTGCCGTTCTCGTCAACATAGCTGACCTGATGCAGCGTTGGACCAGCGACCATTTTGTCTCTGTG CTCCACAGAGTTTTGCTTCCCCCTGCCGGCGACCGCAGCAGCACCCGCCAGTCTCTGGCTTTCTTCGTCCAACCGGATAATGAGGCGGTGGTCAGCTGTATCGACGGATCCGACAAGTACCCCCCGGTGCGGTCGGACGCGTACCTCATCAAGCGCTTAACTGACTCCTATGGGCGGCTGTAA
- the LOC144016242 gene encoding uncharacterized protein LOC144016242 isoform X2, with translation MSISVVDFSVASLNVEDISNADLLQLSREFNVAFTEVGFVFLKNTGITQEEVDRVMDASRRFFLQPDELKRPFGRRTFPSNPNHGWVALETERLNPQKPGDLKEAFNVTSLHPDIKWPVTETAPGFQEIQTVFFHRCKELSLRVLRVMAHSLDVDPDIFLSAHRLIGTDENGTTLRSLYYPPVNSERAKEGQLRCGEHSDYGSITLLFQSAEGLQVRRRSEFCFPLPATAAAPASLWLSSSNRIMRRWSAVSTDPTSTPRCGRTRTSSSA, from the exons ATGAGCATCTCGGTGGTAGACTTTAGCGTGGCCAGCCTCAACGTCGAGGATATTTCCAACGCTGATCTCCTCCAGCTGAGTAGAGAGTTTAACGTGGCTTTTACAGAAGTGGGCTTCGTCTTCTTGAAGAATACTGGCATCACGCAGGAGGAG GTTGATCGTGTCATGGATGCTTCCAGAAGGTTCTTCCTGCAGCCAGATGAGCTTAAGCGACCGTTCGGCAGGAGAACCTTCCCAAGCAATCCCAACCACGGCTGGGTAGCCCTGGAGACTGAAAG GTTAAATCCACAAAAACCAGGAGATCTAAAAGAAGCGTTTAACGTGACGTCGCTGCATCCTGACATA AAATGGCCCGTGACCGAGACGGCCCCGGGATTCCAGGAGATCCAGACCGTTTTTTTCCACCGCTGCAAAGAGTTGAGCCTGCGCGTTTTGAGGGTGATGGCCCACAGTCTGGATGTGGACCCTGATATTTTTCTGAGCGCACACCGCTTGATTGGAA CCGATGAGAACGGCACGACGCTCCGTTCGCTGTACTACCCGCCAGTGAACAGCGAGCGAGCCAAGGAAGGTCAGCTGCGATGCGGCGAGCATTCCGACTACGGGAGCATCACCTTGCTGTTCCAGAGCGCAGAGGGTCTCCAA GTGCGTCGTCGTTCCG AGTTTTGCTTCCCCCTGCCGGCGACCGCAGCAGCACCCGCCAGTCTCTGGCTTTCTTCGTCCAACCGGATAATGAGGCGGTGGTCAGCTGTATCGACGGATCCGACAAGTACCCCCCGGTGCGGTCGGACGCGTACCTCATCAAGCGCTTAA
- the LOC144016242 gene encoding uncharacterized protein LOC144016242 isoform X3: protein MDASRRFFLQPDELKRPFGRRTFPSNPNHGWVALETERLNPQKPGDLKEAFNVTSLHPDIKWPVTETAPGFQEIQTVFFHRCKELSLRVLRVMAHSLDVDPDIFLSAHRLIGTDENGTTLRSLYYPPVNSERAKEGQLRCGEHSDYGSITLLFQSAEGLQVRRRSGEFTCAPRIPGAVLVNIADLMQRWTSDHFVSVLHRVLLPPAGDRSSTRQSLAFFVQPDNEAVVSCIDGSDKYPPVRSDAYLIKRLTDSYGRL from the exons ATGGATGCTTCCAGAAGGTTCTTCCTGCAGCCAGATGAGCTTAAGCGACCGTTCGGCAGGAGAACCTTCCCAAGCAATCCCAACCACGGCTGGGTAGCCCTGGAGACTGAAAG GTTAAATCCACAAAAACCAGGAGATCTAAAAGAAGCGTTTAACGTGACGTCGCTGCATCCTGACATA AAATGGCCCGTGACCGAGACGGCCCCGGGATTCCAGGAGATCCAGACCGTTTTTTTCCACCGCTGCAAAGAGTTGAGCCTGCGCGTTTTGAGGGTGATGGCCCACAGTCTGGATGTGGACCCTGATATTTTTCTGAGCGCACACCGCTTGATTGGAA CCGATGAGAACGGCACGACGCTCCGTTCGCTGTACTACCCGCCAGTGAACAGCGAGCGAGCCAAGGAAGGTCAGCTGCGATGCGGCGAGCATTCCGACTACGGGAGCATCACCTTGCTGTTCCAGAGCGCAGAGGGTCTCCAA GTGCGTCGTCGTTCCGGTGAGTTCACCTGCGCTCCTCGCATACCCGGTGCCGTTCTCGTCAACATAGCTGACCTGATGCAGCGTTGGACCAGCGACCATTTTGTCTCTGTG CTCCACAGAGTTTTGCTTCCCCCTGCCGGCGACCGCAGCAGCACCCGCCAGTCTCTGGCTTTCTTCGTCCAACCGGATAATGAGGCGGTGGTCAGCTGTATCGACGGATCCGACAAGTACCCCCCGGTGCGGTCGGACGCGTACCTCATCAAGCGCTTAACTGACTCCTATGGGCGGCTGTAA